In Methanocella paludicola SANAE, the sequence TGGGCGGCTTAATTCTTATTTCGGCGGATGACCCTGCCTGCCATTCGTCGCAGAACGAGCAGGACAGCCGCATTTACTCGAAGTTCGCCAAAATTCCCTGCTTTGACCCGCAGTCTCCCCAAGAGGCCAAGGACATGGTGGCTTACGCCTATGCCTTCTCCGAGAAGCACGGCATACCTGTCATGCTACGGCCCACGACCCGTATCTCCCACGCCAAGTCGGACATTGAGGTCCATGATATCACGGAGCGCCAGAAAAACATCGAGTTCAAGAAGGACGCCGAGCGGTTCGTGGTGCTGCCGAAGCACACGCGTGTCCTGCTTAAGAAACTGAACGCAAAGCAGGACTCGATGCGAAAAGAGCTCGCCGAATCGCCCTGGAACAAGCTTGATCTAAAGAAGGGCGCAAAGCTGGGCATCATCGCGTCGGGAGTGGCCAGCACCTACGTGGAAGAGGCGCTGGAGACCTTAGGCACCCCCGTCTCCTACCTCAAGATCGGCGCATATCCCATAGACCCCGAGCTAATAAAGAAATTAGCCGGCAGTGTCGAGCGCATCCTCGTCATAGAGGAGCTTATGCCATTCGTGGAGGAGCAGGCCCGGATGTATGCCGATAACGTGCTCGGCAAGATGACCGGCGATGTGCCCCATGAGGGCGAGTTCGACACGCTACTCGTATCGAATATCATCCGCAGGGTCGCCGGAAAGCCGCTGCTGCAGAACCATGACGTTAAGCTCGACTTCGAGCTCCCCGCCAGGCCTCCGGCAATGTGCGCCGCATGCCCGCACAGGGCTACCTTCTACGTCCTGAAGAGCGTCTTCAAGGAGGACTCCATTTTCGCCAGCGATATCGGCTGCTACACCCTGGGAACGCAGCTATCCGCCGTCGATACGTGCATCTGCATGGGCGCGAGCATCACCGTCGCCTCGGGCCTGAGCTTTGCCGGCGTGAAGAATAAGATCGCCTGCACCATCGGTGACTCGACGTTCCTGCACACGGGCATTCCCGGCTTGATAAATGCGGTATACAACAAGGCCGACATCACCGTCGTCATCCTCGACAACCGGACCACCGGCATGACGGGCCACCAGCCCAACCCGGCGACCGGCGAAACCATACTCGGCGAGCCGGCGGCCGAGATATCCCTCGAGTCCATCGTGAAGGCGTGCGGCGTCCAGTCCATGCAGGTCATCGACCCGTTCGACCTGGAGACCTCGAAGGCCGCCTTCAAGAAGGCCTACAACACGGAGGGTGTCAAGGTCATCATCGCCCGCCAGCCCTGCGTCATAACGGCAAAGAGAATGGGCATCCGCAGGCAGCAGTACGAGGTCCTCGAGGACTTGTGCGAGGGTTGCAAGCGCTGCGTGAAGTTCGGCTGCCCGGCCATGGAAGTGCGGAATGGCAAGGCGTTCATTAACGATACCTGCGCCGGATGCGCCATGTGCACGAAGATATGCCAGTTTGGCGCCATTAAGGCGAAGGGGGTGTGAGCATGGATAAGTTCGACTTACTCATCGTCGGCGTCGGCGGCCAGGGCGTCATATTAGCCTCGGACATCATCGGAAAAGCGGCAGTACAGGAAGGCCTGCCCGTCCGCTCAGCGGAGACTCACGGGATGGCCCAGCGCGGCGGCGCCGTGGAGAACCACGTCCGGATCGGCTGCAAGTACGGGAGCCTCATACCCGCGGGCGGCGCTGATTGTTTAATGAGCATGGAGCCCCTGGAGGCGCTCCGGTTCGCGAAATACCTTAACACGAAGGGCCTCGCCGTCATCAACACCGAAAAGATCGTGCCGGTGACCGTGAACCTGGGCAAGGTGCCTTACCCGGAGCTTGATACCATCCGGGATACGATGAAGGGCCTGTGTGCCGAGGTCAAGATGGAGGACTATACGGCGCTGGCGAAAAAGGCGGGCGCCGTGCAGGCGCTCAACGTCGTCATGATCGGGGCCGTGTCGAAGTACCTGCCCATCAGCCAGGAAACCCTTAAGGAAGTCATCGCTAAGTCCGTGCCGCCTAAGACGGTGGCCGTGAACCTCAAAGCGTTCGACCTCGGGCGTGAGGCATAACTCGCCCCTTTTTCCTTTTTTATCAATATTGCCAATCACGAAAGATATTAATATAGTCAAATACACCTACGTATATAGTTGTACGTAGGCGACCAAAAATGAACGCACAAGCTTCATTTCATGACGACGCTAATAGTCCCAGCACTATGAGCGACATCCTTTATATGCCCAGGAAAGAGCTGGAGGAACTACAGAGCAAGCGGCTCCGGGCTGTCGTGAAGAAGGTTTACGAGAATAACGCTTTTTACAGGAAAAAGCTCGACGATATGGGGCTCAAGCCCGGCGATATCAAGGGCATCGAGGACATTCGCAAATTACCGTTCACCGAGAAGACCGACTTCAAGGATAACTATCCATATGGCCTCCTGTCGGTCCCGAGAAATGAGATCGTGCGGATGCACGCATCGTCAGGGACGACGGGCAAGCCCACCGTGGTCTTTTACACGAAAAATGATATTAAGACGTGGGCAAAGATGTTCGCCCGCTGCCTGGAGATGGCCGGCGTCAGGAAGGACGACGTGTTCCAGGTAACGCCAGGCTATGGGCTGTTCACCGGCGGCCTGGGTTTCCATTATGGCGGCGAAGAATTAGGTTGCATGGTCATCCCGATGGGGCCCGGCGACACTAAAAAGCAAATTGACATGATGCGGGACTTTGGTACGACCGTGCTCGGCGGGACGGTCACGTACTCTCTCCGCCTGGCGGAAGTCTGCAAGGAGATCGGCATCGACCCGAAGAGCCTGGGTCTCAGGGTCGGCATCTTCGGCGCCGAGCACTGGTCAAACGGCATGAAGGACAAGATCGAGGGCATCTTCGGCTTCGAGGCCTTCGACATCTACGGCATGACCGAGATGTTCGGCCCGGGCATCGGCCTGGACTGCCCCAGGCACGAGGGCATCCACATCTGGGAAGACCATTTCATCATTGAGATCCTGGACCCGAAAGGCGAGCCATGTGCCGAAGGGGAGAGGGGCGAAGTCGTGCTCACGACGCTGACGAAGGAAGGCATACCCTTACTGCGCTATAAGACGCATGACCTGAGCCGGATGCTGGGCTATTGCTCCTGCGGCAGGACGCACCGCATCATCGACCGCGTCAGCGGCCGTACTGACGACATGGTCATCGTCCGGGGCGTCAACGTGTTCCCCGGCCAGATCGAGTCCGTGCTCATGAAGTACCCGCAGGTCGGCCCCGAGTGGTACGCCTATGCCTACCGCAATGAATTCGGCTCCATGGACCACCTGCAGGTCAAGGTCGAGGCCACCGGCACCACCAAGGAACTGCTCCAGATCCGGGAGCCCATGATCAAAGAGCTTACCTCGACGCTGATGGGCCTCAAGCCCGAGCTGGTCTTCGTGCCGACAGGCACGCTTCCGAGACAGGAAAAGAAGACGAAGCGGCTTATTGACCAGAGGAAATGAACCATTCGCCTTAATTTCATCGCAGAGGAACCAATAGCTTAATGATATATCGCTACTATTATAATTTTAAGGGGGTAGAGTATGAAAAAAGAGATGATATATTATTACATGGCGCCGGGTGACCGGAATACGAACACGACCCTTAAAACGGTCCGTGAGTGGGCCCTGAAGTATAATATCAAGAGAGTCCTTGTGCCTTCGAAAAGCGGCCAGACCGCCCAGAAGGCTTACAACTTATTCAAGAACACCGGAATTATCCTGACGATCGTGGGCACTGATCCCAATATCTTTTCGAGCGAGATACTGGCACAGTTACGGAGTAATGGCACAAAAGTCGTCTTCTATAAGGACGTGCCGTACACCTATACTCAGGACATGAAGACCGCCTACCGGCGCATGGGCGAAGGCTTCAAGGTCGCCGTTGAGCTGGGCATCATCGCCGCCTACCTGGAAGAGGGCGATATTAACGACGTTATAACGCTCGGCGGCACGAAAAAGGGCGTCGATACGGCGCTCGTCATCCGGCCTGCAAAGTCAGATACGTTCGACCAGCTAGAAGTCAGAGAAATCATAGCCAAGCCGCGATCTATTAAAATGGCATAAAAACATTAATAAAAAAATTAGATCTGGCTAATTTCTTTATCGTCGACAATACGGATCTTAGCCTCTTTAAGGACCTTGAGCGCCTCTTTGACGTTATCCACACGGATAATGAGCAATGCCAGGTTAGAGGTCGTAACGAACGCGTAAGCATAGTCGATGTTCACGTTATTCTTGCCCAGCACATTGGCGATCGCATGCAGCCCGCCGGGCACATCCTTCATCTCGACCCCTACGACATCCGTCTCCGAGACGGCAAAACCCTGCCCCTGCAGCGTCTTATAGGCCTTATCCGGGTCGTCGACCACCATGCGTATAACGCCAAAATCGCCGGCCTCAGCTATCGTAAAAGCACGGATATTGACCTTAGCCTTCGACAACGTCTCGGCGATCTTCGAAAGCCTCCCCGGCTTATTCTCAGCGAACAGCGAAATCTGCTTGATCGTGCCACTCATAAACAACTCTCCGAAATGTAATCCCTTAAACCTTTCTCCTGTCGATGACCTTCTGCGACTTGCCCTGGGATCTGGGCAGCGTTCCCGTCTCGACCAGCTCCACTTTCGTCGCGAGCTGCAGGACCTTCTTGAGCTCGTACTCGATCTTCTTCTCGAGCTTCATGAGGTCGGCCAGCTTATCGCTGAATGCGGCCCGGGTGACCTCGACCCGCACCGTCAGGTCGTCCAGCTCTCCTTTGCGGTCGGCTATGATCTGGAAGTGCTCCCCGACTTCGGGGATGGTCATCAGGACCGACTCGATCTGGCTCGGGAACACGTTGATGCCGCGGATGATGAGCATGTCGTCGGCCCGGCCCAGGATGCGCATGATCCTCGGGTGGGTCCTGCCGCATTCGCACTCCTCGTTATTCAGTATCGTGATGTCGCCGATCTTATACCGTATCAGCGGCAGCGCTTCCTTGGACAGCGTCGTGACGACCAGCTCGCCTTTTTGTCCGTCCTTGACAGGGTCGCCGTTCTTATCGATGACTTCCAGCAGGAAGTGGTCGGCCCAGACGTGGATGCCGTTCTGCGCTTCGCATTCCGTGAACAGGGGCCCGGACAGCTCGGATGTGCCGTAGATATCATAGGCCTTGATGCCCATGCTCGTCTCGATGCGCTTACGGGTTTCAAGCGACCATGGCTCAGCGCCTAATATCGCTGTCTTGAGGCTGGTATCGTCCTTCACGCTGATGCCCATCTTCTTCGCCACCTCGTTCATGTGCAGCAGGTACGAAGGCGTGCACGCGATGGCCGTTGCCTTGAGGTCGACCATGAGCTCGATCTGGCGCTCGGTATTGCCTACGCCCATGGGGATGACGCTCGCCCCTATCTCCTCGGCTCCATAGTGCAGCCCGAGGCCGCCGGTGAACAGGCCGTAGCCATAGCTCACCTGAATGATGTCTTTCCGGCCGAGGCCGCAGGCCGTCAGCGCACGGGCCAGCGACGTGGTCCAGCAGTCCACGTCCCCCCGCGTATAGCCGACTACCGTGGGCTTGCCGGTGGTGCCCGACGAGACGTGGAAACGCACGACCTGGTCTAGCGGGACGCAGAACATGTTGGTCGGGTAATTATCCCGCAGGTCCTTCTTATAAGTAAAAGGAAGCTTCGTGATGTCGTCAAGTGTCTTGATCTGCTCGGGCTTCACGCCCGCCTCTTTAAAGCGATTGCGATAGAAAACGGATGACCTGTATACGGTATCGACGAGCTGGCGGAGCTTCCTTTCCTGGATCTCCTGCAGCTCTTCCAGGGGCGCTCTCTCGATCCGAGAGTTCCAGTAATCAAGCATAGGCATATTTTTACCTCACTATCTTATGCACGCTGAGCGATATTTATAGTCTGTAACGTCGCTGTCCGTACTTCAACGGACTAATATATTATCCACATTCGATTTATCGGACGATATACAATTATCTGCTGCAATATATATTAAATGCTCGTCCTCATGTCGATGACTTTCTTGCTCTTGCCCTCGAACCGGGGGAGGCTGCCCTTTTCGACGAGCATGACGTTCGTACGCAGGTTTAGCTGCTCCTTTAGCTTCTTCGTGACGGTGCCGGTGACCTTCTTCAGGTCGCCCAGCTCGCCCGAGAACGCCCGGTCGCTCATCTCGACCTTTACCGTCATCTCGTCCATGTGATTGACCCGCTCAAGCACGACCTGGAAGTACTCGCCCACTTCGGGCATGTCCATGAGTACGTGTTCGATCTGGCTGGGGAACACGTTGAGCCCTCTAATAATAAGCATGTCGTCGGCGCGGCCAAAGAACTTTGTTATTTTCCGGGCCGTACGGCCGCATTCGCACTCACCGTCCATGAGTTTCGTGATGTCGCCCGTACGATAGCGTATCAGGGGCAT encodes:
- a CDS encoding phenylacetate--CoA ligase family protein, whose amino-acid sequence is MSDILYMPRKELEELQSKRLRAVVKKVYENNAFYRKKLDDMGLKPGDIKGIEDIRKLPFTEKTDFKDNYPYGLLSVPRNEIVRMHASSGTTGKPTVVFYTKNDIKTWAKMFARCLEMAGVRKDDVFQVTPGYGLFTGGLGFHYGGEELGCMVIPMGPGDTKKQIDMMRDFGTTVLGGTVTYSLRLAEVCKEIGIDPKSLGLRVGIFGAEHWSNGMKDKIEGIFGFEAFDIYGMTEMFGPGIGLDCPRHEGIHIWEDHFIIEILDPKGEPCAEGERGEVVLTTLTKEGIPLLRYKTHDLSRMLGYCSCGRTHRIIDRVSGRTDDMVIVRGVNVFPGQIESVLMKYPQVGPEWYAYAYRNEFGSMDHLQVKVEATGTTKELLQIREPMIKELTSTLMGLKPELVFVPTGTLPRQEKKTKRLIDQRK
- a CDS encoding ACT domain-containing protein; this translates as MSGTIKQISLFAENKPGRLSKIAETLSKAKVNIRAFTIAEAGDFGVIRMVVDDPDKAYKTLQGQGFAVSETDVVGVEMKDVPGGLHAIANVLGKNNVNIDYAYAFVTTSNLALLIIRVDNVKEALKVLKEAKIRIVDDKEISQI
- the iorA gene encoding indolepyruvate ferredoxin oxidoreductase subunit alpha; amino-acid sequence: MSKEYMLGNDAIARGLLESGVDVATGYPGTPSSEILTTLAPSARDRFHIEWSVNEKVALEVAAGASWAGARSVCTMKHVGLNVAADPFMTLSHTGVVGGLILISADDPACHSSQNEQDSRIYSKFAKIPCFDPQSPQEAKDMVAYAYAFSEKHGIPVMLRPTTRISHAKSDIEVHDITERQKNIEFKKDAERFVVLPKHTRVLLKKLNAKQDSMRKELAESPWNKLDLKKGAKLGIIASGVASTYVEEALETLGTPVSYLKIGAYPIDPELIKKLAGSVERILVIEELMPFVEEQARMYADNVLGKMTGDVPHEGEFDTLLVSNIIRRVAGKPLLQNHDVKLDFELPARPPAMCAACPHRATFYVLKSVFKEDSIFASDIGCYTLGTQLSAVDTCICMGASITVASGLSFAGVKNKIACTIGDSTFLHTGIPGLINAVYNKADITVVILDNRTTGMTGHQPNPATGETILGEPAAEISLESIVKACGVQSMQVIDPFDLETSKAAFKKAYNTEGVKVIIARQPCVITAKRMGIRRQQYEVLEDLCEGCKRCVKFGCPAMEVRNGKAFINDTCAGCAMCTKICQFGAIKAKGV
- a CDS encoding indolepyruvate oxidoreductase subunit beta; this encodes MDKFDLLIVGVGGQGVILASDIIGKAAVQEGLPVRSAETHGMAQRGGAVENHVRIGCKYGSLIPAGGADCLMSMEPLEALRFAKYLNTKGLAVINTEKIVPVTVNLGKVPYPELDTIRDTMKGLCAEVKMEDYTALAKKAGAVQALNVVMIGAVSKYLPISQETLKEVIAKSVPPKTVAVNLKAFDLGREA
- a CDS encoding pyruvate kinase alpha/beta domain-containing protein, encoding MKKEMIYYYMAPGDRNTNTTLKTVREWALKYNIKRVLVPSKSGQTAQKAYNLFKNTGIILTIVGTDPNIFSSEILAQLRSNGTKVVFYKDVPYTYTQDMKTAYRRMGEGFKVAVELGIIAAYLEEGDINDVITLGGTKKGVDTALVIRPAKSDTFDQLEVREIIAKPRSIKMA
- a CDS encoding phenylacetate--CoA ligase family protein, with amino-acid sequence MLDYWNSRIERAPLEELQEIQERKLRQLVDTVYRSSVFYRNRFKEAGVKPEQIKTLDDITKLPFTYKKDLRDNYPTNMFCVPLDQVVRFHVSSGTTGKPTVVGYTRGDVDCWTTSLARALTACGLGRKDIIQVSYGYGLFTGGLGLHYGAEEIGASVIPMGVGNTERQIELMVDLKATAIACTPSYLLHMNEVAKKMGISVKDDTSLKTAILGAEPWSLETRKRIETSMGIKAYDIYGTSELSGPLFTECEAQNGIHVWADHFLLEVIDKNGDPVKDGQKGELVVTTLSKEALPLIRYKIGDITILNNEECECGRTHPRIMRILGRADDMLIIRGINVFPSQIESVLMTIPEVGEHFQIIADRKGELDDLTVRVEVTRAAFSDKLADLMKLEKKIEYELKKVLQLATKVELVETGTLPRSQGKSQKVIDRRKV